The Arachis hypogaea cultivar Tifrunner chromosome 16, arahy.Tifrunner.gnm2.J5K5, whole genome shotgun sequence genome contains a region encoding:
- the LOC112758996 gene encoding uncharacterized protein isoform X3, whose protein sequence is MATTTDNPNPNPTPTNPPQQDQNPNKTLDPAPATAHSDADPSVPPPSADNNNTTAPDSKDAPLPSDAANDAPLSDIQKKIRRAERFGISVQLSEKEKRNSRAERFGTGSTTVQGTESSKSEELKRKARAERFGMPSPASSADEEAKKKARLARFAPASKVDPVEEDKRKARAERFSNQSSGSLTQVNGEGKIEPQKAAIAGKAGGGA, encoded by the exons ATGGCCACCACTACCGACAACCCTAATCCCAACCCCACCCCCACCAACCCACCGCAGCAGGACCAAAACCCTAACAAAACCCTAGACCCTGCCCCTGCCACCGCCCATTCCGACGCAGATCCTTCCGTTCCACCTCCTTCTGCCGACAACAACAACACCACCGCACCTGATTCCAAGGATGCTCCACTGCCGTCCGACGCCGCAAACGATGCTCCTCTCTCCGATATTCAGAAGAAGATTCGCCGCGCTGAGAGGTTCGGTATCTCCGTCCAGCTCTCCGAGAAAGAGAAGCGTAATTCCAGAGCTGAAAG GTTTGGCACTGGTTCCACTACGGTACAGGGAACAGAGTCATCGAAATCAGAGGAGCTGAAGAGGAAGGCTAGGGCTGAGAG GTTTGGGATGCCAAGTCCAGCTTCATCTGCTGATGAAGAGGCAAAGAAGAAAGCACGACTTGCCAGGTTCGCCCCGGCTTCCAAGGTTGACCCCGTTGAGGAAGATAAAAGGAAAGCAAGAGCAGAAAG GTTTTCAAATCAATCATCAGGTTCTCTAACTCAAGTGAATGGAGAGGGGAAGATCGAGCCT CAGAAGGCAGCTATTGCAGGAAAAGCTGGAGGAGGAGCCTGA
- the LOC112758996 gene encoding uncharacterized protein isoform X1, with amino-acid sequence MATTTDNPNPNPTPTNPPQQDQNPNKTLDPAPATAHSDADPSVPPPSADNNNTTAPDSKDAPLPSDAANDAPLSDIQKKIRRAERFGISVQLSEKEKRNSRAESFNYCRFGTGSTTVQGTESSKSEELKRKARAERFGMPSPASSADEEAKKKARLARFAPASKVDPVEEDKRKARAERFSNQSSGSLTQVNGEGKIEPQKAAIAGKAGGGA; translated from the exons ATGGCCACCACTACCGACAACCCTAATCCCAACCCCACCCCCACCAACCCACCGCAGCAGGACCAAAACCCTAACAAAACCCTAGACCCTGCCCCTGCCACCGCCCATTCCGACGCAGATCCTTCCGTTCCACCTCCTTCTGCCGACAACAACAACACCACCGCACCTGATTCCAAGGATGCTCCACTGCCGTCCGACGCCGCAAACGATGCTCCTCTCTCCGATATTCAGAAGAAGATTCGCCGCGCTGAGAGGTTCGGTATCTCCGTCCAGCTCTCCGAGAAAGAGAAGCGTAATTCCAGAGCTGAAAG CTTTAATTATTGCAGGTTTGGCACTGGTTCCACTACGGTACAGGGAACAGAGTCATCGAAATCAGAGGAGCTGAAGAGGAAGGCTAGGGCTGAGAG GTTTGGGATGCCAAGTCCAGCTTCATCTGCTGATGAAGAGGCAAAGAAGAAAGCACGACTTGCCAGGTTCGCCCCGGCTTCCAAGGTTGACCCCGTTGAGGAAGATAAAAGGAAAGCAAGAGCAGAAAG GTTTTCAAATCAATCATCAGGTTCTCTAACTCAAGTGAATGGAGAGGGGAAGATCGAGCCT CAGAAGGCAGCTATTGCAGGAAAAGCTGGAGGAGGAGCCTGA
- the LOC112758996 gene encoding uncharacterized protein isoform X2 gives MATTTDNPNPNPTPTNPPQQDQNPNKTLDPAPATAHSDADPSVPPPSADNNNTTAPDSKDAPLPSDAANDAPLSDIQKKIRRAERFGISVQLSEKEKRNSRAESFNYCRFGTGSTTVQGTESSKSEELKRKARAERFGMPSPASSADEEAKKKARLARFAPASKVDPVEEDKRKARAERFSNQSSGSLTQVNGEGKIEPKAAIAGKAGGGA, from the exons ATGGCCACCACTACCGACAACCCTAATCCCAACCCCACCCCCACCAACCCACCGCAGCAGGACCAAAACCCTAACAAAACCCTAGACCCTGCCCCTGCCACCGCCCATTCCGACGCAGATCCTTCCGTTCCACCTCCTTCTGCCGACAACAACAACACCACCGCACCTGATTCCAAGGATGCTCCACTGCCGTCCGACGCCGCAAACGATGCTCCTCTCTCCGATATTCAGAAGAAGATTCGCCGCGCTGAGAGGTTCGGTATCTCCGTCCAGCTCTCCGAGAAAGAGAAGCGTAATTCCAGAGCTGAAAG CTTTAATTATTGCAGGTTTGGCACTGGTTCCACTACGGTACAGGGAACAGAGTCATCGAAATCAGAGGAGCTGAAGAGGAAGGCTAGGGCTGAGAG GTTTGGGATGCCAAGTCCAGCTTCATCTGCTGATGAAGAGGCAAAGAAGAAAGCACGACTTGCCAGGTTCGCCCCGGCTTCCAAGGTTGACCCCGTTGAGGAAGATAAAAGGAAAGCAAGAGCAGAAAG GTTTTCAAATCAATCATCAGGTTCTCTAACTCAAGTGAATGGAGAGGGGAAGATCGAGCCT AAGGCAGCTATTGCAGGAAAAGCTGGAGGAGGAGCCTGA
- the LOC112758996 gene encoding uncharacterized protein isoform X4, with amino-acid sequence MATTTDNPNPNPTPTNPPQQDQNPNKTLDPAPATAHSDADPSVPPPSADNNNTTAPDSKDAPLPSDAANDAPLSDIQKKIRRAERFGISVQLSEKEKRNSRAERFGTGSTTVQGTESSKSEELKRKARAERFGMPSPASSADEEAKKKARLARFAPASKVDPVEEDKRKARAERFSNQSSGSLTQVNGEGKIEPKAAIAGKAGGGA; translated from the exons ATGGCCACCACTACCGACAACCCTAATCCCAACCCCACCCCCACCAACCCACCGCAGCAGGACCAAAACCCTAACAAAACCCTAGACCCTGCCCCTGCCACCGCCCATTCCGACGCAGATCCTTCCGTTCCACCTCCTTCTGCCGACAACAACAACACCACCGCACCTGATTCCAAGGATGCTCCACTGCCGTCCGACGCCGCAAACGATGCTCCTCTCTCCGATATTCAGAAGAAGATTCGCCGCGCTGAGAGGTTCGGTATCTCCGTCCAGCTCTCCGAGAAAGAGAAGCGTAATTCCAGAGCTGAAAG GTTTGGCACTGGTTCCACTACGGTACAGGGAACAGAGTCATCGAAATCAGAGGAGCTGAAGAGGAAGGCTAGGGCTGAGAG GTTTGGGATGCCAAGTCCAGCTTCATCTGCTGATGAAGAGGCAAAGAAGAAAGCACGACTTGCCAGGTTCGCCCCGGCTTCCAAGGTTGACCCCGTTGAGGAAGATAAAAGGAAAGCAAGAGCAGAAAG GTTTTCAAATCAATCATCAGGTTCTCTAACTCAAGTGAATGGAGAGGGGAAGATCGAGCCT AAGGCAGCTATTGCAGGAAAAGCTGGAGGAGGAGCCTGA